The genomic stretch TTTGGACGGAGGTTGCCTGCCAGGCTGCTATATCCGCCGATTTTGCATATTCCTTTGTGGCCTTGCAGCGCAAAGGGAAGGCAGAGAGATGCCGTTTCGCGATGAGGAGAGAGTGCTTGGGATTTGGGATGGGGGAAGGGCACTTCGTGGGGAGAATATGAGGCGACCGATTGCTAACCTTCCTCGCAGTTTATGCGGATTGAAGAGGAAAAGGCCGAAGTGGCGAGGAAAGAACTGGTCGTGGCGCTGCTATTGCGAGAAGGTCCGTGCGCTGCTAACTGACGCCCATCTGGTCCAGGCGCGTCGGTCTGGCGAGCAAGGCCATCGGTGGCTTCAGGCGTGTCGATCCGGAGAGAAGATTGGTGTCGTACGACAGGAAACCAAGTGGGGGAGGTGGAAACTTTTAATTAggtgacgtggctcgctgtgagatcagcaaaatggggccatctattaagaaagagaagatttgaTCTCCTGCACTGTTCCCAGCCGTGCGGGAGGACTCGCTCCCCATACCAACACGGTAGAAGGCTACAGATGGGCTGCTCAGCTTATATGGCCAGAAGGCTAGAAGTCCGTTCGTGCGCTCGCGGGCTCAGGTCGAGTCACATAGGCCGTTTGTTCTGGATTTTGTTTTGCAGCCGCAACTTTCAGAACAAAAAATCTTTTCGCATCTGTAATGGTCGCTAATAATCACCGGCACTAATTCTATTGCAGCGACAGGTCCGCCTTCCTCACAAATTCTGATGAAACCGCTTGATCAATCTCAGCATTCAACACCGAGTAGAAACTGCTTGATTGAACTGATCCGTCGCCGATGCCTACCCCTCGAGGTTAAAAACCAGACCCTGCTGCCATCTGCATCCATCAAGAACGCTAGCCTGCTAGCGCCGCCATCTCTGACAGCGGCCTCCACTCTGGTACCTGGACGCTCCCCATTTTAATTCTCCCTTTGTTTCTTCTTCTCATCTTTCAGGTTGCGCTCCGGTTCTGAATCTGCTCGACGTTTTGTGCATCTACCCAATTTGATTGGATTATGCCTGCTGCTGGCTCAAGCCTCCCTATTTTATTGGATTCTCTGTATGCTCACTGAAGCTAGGACAAACCGGCCATCATCGCGTGGCAGGGAACCTCCGTCCCAAGGTGATTTTCTTGACTCGATTGCAATGCTTTGTTAATTTGGGTCTGTGCAGGAAGCCAGGAACAGGTTGGTTTTATGCTGGAGAAGATCGATCTGGGCGGTCCTCTATTCATTGACTTCATTAAGAATGAATGCGCTACCAAGGTACTCCGTATTTGATTACACTTCCGTTGTTTTTTTTTAGATGACTTCCGTTGTTTTGTCTTGGAGTTTCTGATGCTAACGGTACAAGATTTCCATGGTTGGTTTAAGTGGTGAGTTGCACAGATCAGCCAATCAGTTGTCCGTTGAACAAAATATAAAGTTGTCCACTGAATCATATTAAGGATTGAAATTCATGCAGTAGTTTTTTCGATGAAGTCCTGCAGTGTTTTCGCTGGTACATTTTCCACCTATCTGTCCGTAAAGATCGAGCCTGAGTGCCAACCTCCGCAGGACGACAGAGAATTTCTTCGCTGGAAGAAACAGTTTGTTCCACCGGACTTTGTGTATTGTCTATCTTTGATTTGAGCCTGTCAAATTTTAGAAGACTTCCCTTTTGTTTTGCTGCACAATTTTTTGAAGCAATTGATACAAGGGTGAAAATAGTTGTTTGGTTGTTCAAAAGCTTTCCTACGTCATGACAGTGAGAGGAGCAATTTTGATTTACACTTAGTCCGAACTTCCAAATGTGTTCTTCACAAACTCTTTTAAATAATGGCACACTTTTATTTCAACATCTTGATTGAGTAACCTTGGAAGCCATAACTATGTATGTGTATTTTTGTACTGTGAGAAATATTTGATCTGAGTCGTACACTACTACACAGGCGAGCTATCACAAATGTTTTATACAATTCTTTATAAGGAATAACTCATTGATCCCTTGCAAGTAACAGCTTATTTCATTACGTTTTTGTTTTCCTCTTACTCAACTTTGTGTTATTTCAGTTTATGGATCTCAGATAGATAATAAAAGATACAAGATACTCTTTGTCTCAAATTTAATACAGGTGTAGTTGGATAAAAATGAGACTTTAATTGATCAATATGATCCATAGAAATATATCGTACATGTAAGTTGCATTCTATAAAATTATTTGTTTAATATTAGTTTTCCTTACAGGGTGCAACTGTTTTATTTACGCAAAtatcccgcagcaacgcgcgcggggtatcatctagttttcaAACAATCTAAGACGTGTATCCAAACACCTCAAAACAAACACCCACCATACCTACCTTTGTGGCACTTGCTACTTCAAGTATAATATGTGTGATATGCCTCCAAATACTTCAAAATATCTCTTTTTGTGTAGTTTtaagctcatgagaaagtaaggCGTGGGGAGATACCACTATGGAAAGTTATGTGTTTGACAAATTATGAGTAGGTTGTTAAGTAAGAACCATGATGACATGAGAAAAACTTTCAACTTTGCACTTTAAGTTGTTGCGATGTTTAAGATTTTTGTTATGGGTAACCATCTTATGTAAGTAAAGGGGGTTATCGTGCAAAAACACTGGAGTAtgcatatatgttagagaaaaacattggaccgctaatggAAACCATGCAAcataatcatggtggaagttttcagcatGGACATCCGCAATCACCTTTcataaaacaaaaggaagagaaaaAATCTTACGTTACAATAGGATGTCCATTTGTCTGTTGTCCTATCTTCCTGGCATATATGGCCCCCAAAAGTAGAGATTACCCAATTTACTTGGAAACTTTGTACATGATGCATGGAGGTAcctctttgtgatacttggttgaaacaataTGCATATGAAGAAGGTCTATGGTAATCCGAAATTGAGTAGCATTAGGTGTGGGTGCGTGTGCAAAAGGGCATGAGACATCCAACTTGTAAGAGGTCAAACACATGAACCATAGAACCTCTAAAACAAAAGATGCTTGAAACCCCATCCTTATGATTACCTTTGACATGAACTATATATTTCAAAACTTCATTTTATGCTCCCaactatattttattttattggagGACTAGCAAATGTGTTTCCTACTTACTATTATCCAAGAGTCAAAAGAGTCAAAATTCTCAAAATAtccaaagaaaagaaagaaaagagtctTCCAAAAATTCTATATGTTCATCCAAGTATGCTTTATGGTCTATATACTTTTCATTTGTTTGAACACAAGACAACCTATTGTTGAGCATGTTTTGTAGATTGTAAAAGATATCACCTTATATCTCACttgcttattgtttttctttaagGATTGAACCTTGTGAACTTTGTGTGACAATGAAAGAAGCAAAGCAACAAACTCCAAAGTTCATATTAGTTTTGtcacctttatgctcgaggacgagcatatggtaagcttggggatgttgatgcatgtaaaatgcatgcatgaactttgtagtttgttgacacatattcccacatattttcaACACATATGATGTTGTATAcatattttatattgatttttggggattcaccaatgatcccctttattttgaTTCTAACTCTCCAGGATAGGAAAaccctattttgtgtatttttagctTTCAAGGACCTAAACGAAGTCAAATAGAGCTAGGGCTTTGGGGATGttaatatttcatcaagagaagcatctGGAGCACTTCGACCTCACGTATGGGATATGAGTGCCAAAAGAGGCATGGTGGTGTGCCTAGTTGGGGGGGGGGGCACGCCACCCATGCTCTCCCCCCTCGATCGTCtgattcgcttgattctttcgcccacagaCTCAAGTCTAACCAAAAAAACATCCATATAAAGGACTTACCGAGGCTTCCTCGAGGAGAGTGCCGCAAAAACACCGAAGTAGAGCTAGAACCAACTAAGATTGGAGGGGCAAACTCAATCGGAGCCACCGTCGgacggatctccaccttctccaacgtctcaaCCATCATCACCATTATgaagagtgagtagtccacctctggactattatTTTGTTTCAGTagcttgatctctctctctcttgttctccgtagatctagtaccatatgagttgcccaacatgattatagtcatacatgtaattcctatgtgatggatctttattctatgatattgatatatgtgattggaacctattatgtgtaagatgtattgatagatgcatatcatgtatcatgttcttaagtacttgttctgatccaatttgtatgcaagagcatgtgtggggaTAAGTGTGTATTGGATGGAGTAACATGATTGTATAGTGATTGAATACTGACAACAAATTTAAGATCTACTATGGTTTTATCTTTCTTTTactgcctcactagggataaagtaaatgcatgtgctataattatcatgtgacaacttgataatcttgtttgttcaaggtatcaTATCTGAgattcaaacattatgtcaaattCCTTAAGGCTATACTCtattgattcttaattcaagttcttggagttttccctttcttgaggagtataagagagatgtgttattcatctctatgttaggacgtaatgcccatatgaatgcttatcaaacacatgttgaagttccaccaatattatatTTTTGATAAATTGTTTGTGTTCACTAgaacttaaaaagagagtagacaattGAATCCATGAACACCGGTCCATTTTAAATCATTAGAAACACATTTCCAACACTATTACCACACTTTACATTTACTCCTATTTATTAAtccgaaaataccaaaaaaaTACTTTCTTTACTTACAAACACACGAAACTCAAAAACCACCATCTTTTTGctgcttttttattttattttgcatgcTTAGTTGACTTATtgtactttactttacttttcttatttctaatacgaaaccttatgcttgacaaccacacagtgAGGTTGGGGACATAAGGCAAAAACTTTACTTTCCAGGTTGCTACAAGAGGAGAAGGATAAACAAGTTCTTtgccaattccccgagagttcgatataaatcctcgagtcacccttgtgggaaaaagACGCTTTTTATAACACTCTACACTTGGAGTCCTaacgagttggtacacacagAGTTGTTGCCATCAATAAGGCACTTGCTAATGCTACAATAGAGCTCATTTGGGTTGAAGTTCTTCTTTAGAAACTTGGAGTAAAATTGAAGGAAAAACCATGCCAGTTCATTGTTCCATGCCCGCACAAAACATATTGAGATTGATTTCATTTTGTGCATGAAAGAGTGGCACGCAAACAACTAGAGATCAAGTTCATGTCAAGTAAAAATCAAGTAGCTGATGGTTTTACCAAGACACTTCTAGTTCTAAATATTCATGAGTTTAGGTATAATCTAAATCTTCGCCAAAGTTTATGAAGATTTAGATTAAGGGGCTGTTAGACAAAGTAACCTCCATATAGGTATATGTTGTAGTACACTAATCTATACATATATGTATCTCCTTAAATATGTCACAGTAGAGACTTTTTCTACCCTATATAAACACGTAACATGAGTCAGGGAGAGAGACATCGTTTCAGCCTCGTTAATATTTATGAGCTGGAGAGAGCATTACTCATGTATGCTAAGTTGCTAACGCAATTGCACCATATCAACATTGAAACGAGCTCgagggttagagcatctctagccgcgtcccccaaaccgtcccccaaaccgcgccggattgagcgtttgggggacgtgtttcgttcgtgccgtgtttgggggacgtcgctccccagtcgcgtcccccaaacaaaatttcgcaaattttaaacttaactagattcgagtagattcgtccaaacttacatagattcgaacgaaatttgactaactttaaactaaacctaatctagaaccacttgcggcggccggaggcgtcgtagtactgctggaagttgtacatgtcgtcggtgatgacctcctgcttgacacgctcgtcgacgggctcgtcgacgggctcgtccttcaccaagccgcttggtcctgcctcgccgtcgtcggtgaggtccaccagcggctttccggagtcgcggatggacatggcgatcaccgcgtccaggtcgcccctccaggcgtccttgtcgttcatggacgccaagaacgccgcccgcagccctgggcagtcctcggggtcgtcgctgctggcgatgagccgctgctgccgctcgtactccgccagcagcgccgcctgcgacgcttcctccggctcctccttcacctccggcttcgggatgaggagggcgccgccgcgcctcccttgctgccgccggctgccgctgccgccacgcctcgtgttgacgggcgtcgccggctcctccttcacctcccgtttgggaacggtgtacggtgccgaccggtaagacgaggacggcgtcgatcgcgccggtcccgaggaagaagagtgcgaggagaacgagtacgtcgtcctcctcggctgccattgaggagacggcggcggcgacgacggcatctccaaccttggagcgccgttgcggatgccgcggatgacgttgtcgagggtgcgccccggaacgccccagaacagggcgcggccgtccttgttccagctattggggccgccgacgaggttgtcggtgctgtgcatctcgatgtcgtacttcgccttgaagtacgtcgtccaccaggcgtcgttgttgtcgaccgcccacgtcggatccaaccgctcctgggcggtgagttgagcccgacgggccttgacggcgtcccaccattgctccgtgcgcggcttcggcggcggcggaacgccaatgccgttcacggccatcttccggcccgccgccgctggcagccgcatgtccggcgggactggataccgggcgtggtacagcgcccacgcctccgccacggtgaggctgccgcggccgaagccgttcgccgcggcgatcttgcgggaggacgagctcgacattttttgagcggcgaggagaagatctgggaggggggaggcggcggcgacgagaaggattatgagcggcgagaactgcagggcgtcttaaaacagcggcggcagcgggtggttgcacacaataactccggcgcggacggccacgcggccatgcacgacgagacgcgtccctgcgtcgcctgggaaaacagggacgccattaacgtcgcttgaccaaaggtaggcgacggggttttagccttcctgtgccgctgacgggtcgggcccgcgtcggttcggctcgcttttcgttgtgtccggcgtccccggtgcgtcccgtgtgggacggggacgggctcggggcgccggacaccgtatcgggccgcgccggataaaaaagggctttgggggacgcggctgaaacgcattttctgtccggcgcgccctaaatccctttgggggacgctttgggggacgcggctggagatgctcttacatggtGCGGTAGCCCACCCCAGTATCCCATGGAGGCATGGATCCCGGAAGATGAAGGGAGGAAGATGGGATGCCTTATGCAAAGCAAACAGAAGTATCTGCCGCAAAACGGCCACCAATCGATCCGCAAGACGTTTTGTACAGTTCCTTTATTCCTCCCAATGAAAAAACTCTACCTACAACAGTGCAAGCTGCAAAAACACCAAAACGACCAGCAAAACGTGCACACTCCTCCTGACACCCGCGCAGTTGCGGCCAGAATTTGCGGCCGATGATGTCGCGTTAGCCGTCAAGCCGCCAGGGCCGACGTAGCCGCCGCTACTTTTCCAGCTCAAGTGCTGCGTCGTGCGGCTCCTCACGCTGTCACAGTCCGCGACTCCGGCCAGCGCTACGACGCCCTCCAGCCCTTCTTGCTTGGCATCGTAGCAGAGGCCCTCGTTGCCGCCGACGCGCAGCTTCTTGCCCAGCCTCCACATCATCTGCTTGCCGAATGGTATCGGCCCCACGAGCCGGTTGCCGTCCACGCGGAGCTCGCTCGCCTTCTCCAGCCGCCGGAAGCTCGCCGGTATGACGCCGGTGAACCCGTTGCTCTCCAGCCGGAGCACACGGAGCTGGCTCAGCTCCCCTATCGACTCCGGCAATGATCCTTCCAGCCCCATGCCGGAGAGAACTAGCGTCGTTAGTGCCTTGAGCCCCGTGAAGAAGTCTCCGGGGACCGTCGAGAACTGCATCCGGTTGTCTCCGAGGATCAGCGACCGCAGCGTTGACAGCCTGCCGATCGCCGACGGGATCGGTCCGGACAACACGTTGTGGCTTAGGTCCAGCAAGATGAGGTCGGACAGGTCACCGAGTGCGTCCGGTATCGTGCCGGCCAGGCGGTTCTGGCTGAGGTCAATCTTCAGTAGCGACAGGCATTGCCCGAGACTGGCCGGGACGGGACCCTGCAGGGCGTTGTGGCTAAGGTCCAGGATGCTGAGGTGTCGGAACCTGATGTTGGGCACTTGACCGGCGAGCCGGTTGTAGCTGAGGTCGAGCAGCTGGAGGTGGTTCAGTGACTGGACTGTTGCCGGGATGGCAGAGGTGAGATGGTTGCCGTGGAGGTCGAGCACGCGCAGCGCCGAGAGGTTCCCGATCTCCGCCGGGATCGGGCCGACGTGGCCGTTCTGCCTTAGCACGAGAGACCGGAACGCGGGGCCGAGGCGGCCGAGGAATGCCGGGATGGGCTGCGGGTTGGCCGAGAAGCAACGGTAGAAGAAGAGGGATCGGAGGTGCGGGAGCGCGAGGACGGCAGGGGAGAACGTGGCATGCGCCGAGTCGCAGGCTGGGAAGGCGGTGTCGTCGGAGAGCGCGCCGAAGGAGAGGGAGACGACGTGGTAGACGTCTCCGCGGTCGGGCACGCACTCGATGCCGTGCCACCGGCCGCGGCAGACGTCCGCGATGCCCGACGCCCAGCCGTTGCCTGTGGCCGCCATCACGTCCAGCACGGCGCGCTGCTCGGCCGGGTCGGTGCGCGCCCGGTCCGAGAACCCCGGCTGCGGCGCGTCCAACAGAGGCCCCGAGTCTGGCACCACCACCGTGAACTCGCACCGGCACGTCCAGCGCCCGGCGCCCGCCAGCATCACCACGACAACCATCATCAAGGCCGACAGCACCGAAGCcattgatcgatcgatcgatcgcaaCGTGCGCAATCCCTCTTCCACCGGAAATGCCGCGACCGTTGGAAATGGTGGGAAAGAAGATGGCAGAGCGCGCAGGTTTTATAGTGTCAGAGGGGCAGAGACACGGCGAGTAAATGTGGAGCTGATGATTAAATGTTGGTCACGGGATGGAGGAGAAATGGAGTGAATGAACTGAGGATTTGCTTGCATTCAATTGGTTTCACGGGAAATCGGGCGGAATGAATCAAAGATTGCGTCATTCATCAGTGGAATGGAAGCAGCTAGCGATCCATCGAGCGTGCGCTGCTAGGTTCTATGGAGTTTTGCTACACTGCTGTTCCATTCCGTTTGGTGCAGGCTTCAGCAATGTGAATCAGCAGCTTCatcaagaaagaaagaagagagaAACTGATCGATCTGACCAGGCACTAGCAGCTAATATACGCACGAGATGGAGACGTCGATGATCACTTACCCATCATGAAACTGAAGTTTTTCAAGTAGCTACACGAGtaggggcatctccagcggcgtaaCGACCGTTTGCATccgcgcggaccggaaatgcgtctggcaccacctccagcggggcgatgcaaagtgaccgggcagtccgcggagacgcaaacctggcccaaatatgcgtcaggtttgcgtctctgcgaacgctcggcggacgcgcaaagtgtccgctcgcttctccaccgggcccgcctggcagcgagactGCATCGAGacatcgcttcggcggtcagcgcttccgcgtctgcgccgcagccttcgccatcaatggtgcggctgcctgttctgcacgcgcactggcgggcggcggcttggcttctgcgccgccttcaatgccaTCGTATCCcacgcgcggccgcccttaaaagaccaccggccgcgttcctccttcccccacacctccactcgcaccaccaccgccgcagcgccatgggaagaagaacgacttccggcctccggcagcggctgcaagagggtgccgctcccctcactctggggaggctcatgcactgcAAATGGATGGCGTGCGAGCGCTGGGCCGACGTGCAACTGCCTTGCGGCTAGCGGCTTAGctgccgcctgatacgtctccaacgtacctataatttccgatgttccatgcttgttttatgacaatacttacatgttttgcttgcactttataacgtttttatgcattttccggaactaacctattaacaagatgccgaagtgtcagttcctgttttctgctgtttttggttccagaaaggctgttcgggcaatattctcggaatcggacgaaatcaacgcccagaaccttatttttcccggaagcttccagaaagtcagagagggaccagaggggagccctgggggccccacacgtggtggcggcgcggcccaagggggggcgcgcccccctagtgtgaggaggccccgtggcccttccgactctgtctcttcgcctatttaagccgtcctgacctaaaacatcgatacgaattgacgaaactccagaaagactccaggggcgccgccaccatcgcgaaactccaattcgggggacagaagtctctgttccggcaccctgccgggacggggaagtgcccccggaagccatctccatcgacgccaccgcctccatcatgctccgtgagtagttcccccatggactacgggttctagctgtagctagttggtattctctcccccatgtacttcagtacaatgatctcatgagcttccttacatgattgagattcatctgatgtaatcggtgttgtgtttgttgggatccgatggatcgtTACATTAtggttagtctatctataaagtttgtgaagttattgttgctgcaatcttgttgtgtttaatgcttgtcactagggcccgagtggcatgatcttagatttaagctctatacttattgcttagattgtatctacaagttgtttgcacatgtctatgtccggaacccgaggccccgagtgacgagcaagctgggataactggaggggaaggcttaggtatgaggatcacatgttttcacggagtgttaatgctttgctccggtgctctattaaaaggagtaccttaatttccgagtagattccctagaggcccggctgccaccggctggttggacaaaagatgttgtacaagtttctcattgcgagcacgtatgactatatatggaaaacatgcctacatgattaataatcttgatgttctgtcttaatgctatttcaatcctatcaattgcccaactgtaatttgttcacccaacacttgttattggagagttaccactagtgtagatagctgggaaccccggtccatctctcatcatcatatactcgttcctatatgacattggaagtagtatcaactattttctggtgccattgctctcatattactgctactgctgctgtgttactgttactattgctcccatattactgctgctttcacatcacccctgttactagtgcttttccaggtgcagctgaattgacaactcagttgttaaggcttataagtattctttacctccccttgtgtcgaatcaatgaatttgggttttacttccctcgaagactgttgcgatcccctatacttgtgggttatcaagactattttttggcgtcgttgccggggaggcatagctctactcataagttcacctggggagtacactctacctctctctctgttttattttattttgttttgcttagtttacttttgtctagtttatttgtgcttagtttatctttgtctagtattattttgcttagtttatttttgtctagtttgtttttgtcttgttttattttccctatatacccgaaaatccataaaaatttgaaaaaccaaaaaatttaaaactgttgctatgggagaacctacaaactatttggagcttattgaattatataataattatagagaatcaagaacgggaaatttatgagtgctgtgatagaaaaactgaatgcaattgctaaaatcttgcttaaacgccatgatataaactgttgctctaaacaggatactaaacatcttaaatttcaatgtggctttagtgaggaattt from Lolium rigidum isolate FL_2022 chromosome 4, APGP_CSIRO_Lrig_0.1, whole genome shotgun sequence encodes the following:
- the LOC124708430 gene encoding protein TOO MANY MOUTHS-like, encoding MASVLSALMMVVVVMLAGAGRWTCRCEFTVVVPDSGPLLDAPQPGFSDRARTDPAEQRAVLDVMAATGNGWASGIADVCRGRWHGIECVPDRGDVYHVVSLSFGALSDDTAFPACDSAHATFSPAVLALPHLRSLFFYRCFSANPQPIPAFLGRLGPAFRSLVLRQNGHVGPIPAEIGNLSALRVLDLHGNHLTSAIPATVQSLNHLQLLDLSYNRLAGQVPNIRFRHLSILDLSHNALQGPVPASLGQCLSLLKIDLSQNRLAGTIPDALGDLSDLILLDLSHNVLSGPIPSAIGRLSTLRSLILGDNRMQFSTVPGDFFTGLKALTTLVLSGMGLEGSLPESIGELSQLRVLRLESNGFTGVIPASFRRLEKASELRVDGNRLVGPIPFGKQMMWRLGKKLRVGGNEGLCYDAKQEGLEGVVALAGVADCDSVRSRTTQHLSWKSSGGYVGPGGLTANATSSAANSGRNCAGVRRSVHVLLVVLVFLQLALL